The Brachionichthys hirsutus isolate HB-005 chromosome 17, CSIRO-AGI_Bhir_v1, whole genome shotgun sequence genome segment GTCACAGCAATAAAGATACCAATCTGATCCAGGTTTTCATGGTCCGGATGAAATCCGGTGGAGGGATAGagaccccgcccccgccctacatgactgtcaaattacataaacattgGAGATATTGAGCTCCATTGGCCGCAATGCTACGGAAACATTCCAGtcatccagaatctcttctggattatcaccaaaattcACTCatctggtagcattcccaacatctcctgaaCACGTTTGGAGTTCTGCAGACTTTCATTCCCACCTGGGAGTTTGCTGGAGCGCTGCATGACGGAAGTGAGAGCGAGGAGACATGGGATTGAAGCGGTCCGGAGGAGAATGGCGTGCTGCACATGCCCCCTCCCAGCGACAAGGGGCTGCAACACACTGCCCCGCCCAGGGACAGAGGGGTACTGCAGACGCCCCCACCCAGCGTCAGAGGGTCCTTGAGACTGGAGTAGATACCTGAAGTGTCAGAAAGACAAGGACGAGAACCAACGTGAGCCTCTGAGGGATGGCTCGGCAGCTGGCGCTCTGCGGACGTGACGCGTGGCACCGCCCACGCCCTCAGACTCACCCGTGGAGAGCAGCGAGTTCCCACGGCTGGTGGAAAAACTGCCGGCGGAGGAGGACGAAGAAAAGGACGAGAGGGTGGCGGTTGTTGTGGGAGTGGCTGCGAAGGGGAGGGAAGGGTGGGGGTAGAGCGAGGAGGttaaggatggaggaggaggaggaggaggaggcggcggcgtgtggtgatggtggtggtgatgctCCTCCCCCCGCCGCTCTCGGTTCTTGCTCCCCCGTGGGCGCCCTGGACCGTGGCTGCTCTTCTTGTTGCCGCGGTGCCTCCTCTCTCtgggcggcggcggaggcgtGGCTTTCTCCTCCTGGTCCGCCTCCTCCGGGATGGGCTGCGTGCTCAGCTGAGCGGGTTTACAGAGCGACTTGGACGGCTTGTAGTCCCCCGAGGAGGACATCTTCCGGACTTTGCCGCTGCCGCCCAGGGACGACGAGGAGGTGATGCGCATGATGGACCCAAAGGTGGAAATGGTGACCTTGTTCTCAAAGGGGCTCGAGTTGCCCTCCGACCTCTCGTGACCCTGCGGCCCAGCCAGGAGGCCATCAGCCGGGGTCAAAGCTGGTGGCTTGTGGAATTTAATGTCCTCttccccctcccccttatctttgtcctcctcctgctcatccACACCCTCCTGAACTGCTGGCCTCCTGCGGTGCTCCTTGCGCTCCTCCCCGCTGTGGTCGTCGCCACCTCTGTCGTGGCCGCGCTCCAGGCGGGAGGACGAAGAGAACTGATGGAAATCCTGAGTGGAAGTCAGGgagccttggggggggggggaagagagcaGAGAAAAGAATGTCATCACTCTGTCACCGACTCCGGGTTCGGGTTCATTCTGCACGCCGTACCTGCGTTGAAggggctggaggagcaggaggaggagcagctcttgccagtgcttcctgtcttctTACAGCGATGGCCATGACTATGCGAGCTCAGCTTTTTGGACTTCCCTTCATTGTCCTTGACGCTGTGGTGAGTGGATATCTGCTCCGGAACACAAAGAACacatttggttgtttttttacatcacGTTAAACTCAACCGATTTAACGGCAGACGGGATCCGGGATTAATCGCTACTGGAGCGCAAGACGGAAGCTCTTAATTTGAAAGGGGGGGGGCCGACAGGAAGTTGTCGTTGCTCTGAGGTTGGTAACGGCGGTTGTGAATAGATGTGAGGAGGCGTCGTCGTAATGCGACACCGGAAGCAGAGGGCAGACCTTTGATGGACGGAAAGCCTCAAGGGAGATGGACGAATGAAACGTCCCTCAAAGAGGGAAGAGATCAAACTTCCCAATGTGGAAATACAAGATGGAGCTTCCCAACACAATGTTGGCGTTTCATCAGCAGGCTTGGATGAGAACGGCTGACTCGTATCAGGAAGTCATCTCCAGCTGAAGGAACGGCAGGAACACGCTGGACAAAGATCGCCTCCGCCAGGAACTAACCCCCCCTGGACAGGTGGCAGAGCCCGCAGTGTCTTCGTCCCTCAAGGGAGTCTTCACGAGGAGGACAAGGATCCACTTCGGTCAAAGACGGGTCACATCCTTCGGGTTTGCGAGACACAGCAGGGCTGCTGTCGCGTGTGACGCTGGACTCTGTACAAACAATCCATGACGCAAACAGCAAATTGTTTCATGCCATCCTGTAATGGCGAGCAAGCGGGaagctcttattgtgaaagggGCCTGGGCTAGCAGGAAGCCGCCATTGTGCTGAGGTTTTAGCCGTGAATGAAACGTCTGGGATGAAAGTGAAGGAACGATGGCGTCAACGCGCTCTCTATGATCCGGCGTCACCAACGGGATGCATCTTCCTACCTTTTCTATGCTGCTGGTCGTCAGAGAAGCGCTCAGGCTGTCGGAGGACTTCTTGTGGCGCTCCCTTTGCCAAATCTTGTCCTTGTGACTctggacaaacaggaagggcatCGTGGACAAATATTGGCAATAAAATGTGCGCACATTTGAAAGGATATAGAAGCACGACCATAAATGTGGCCCGATGGCGCTGCACGGGTGCTGCTCACCTTTCTCTGCCTGTGGTGGTGGTGTTTGTCCTGAGACGGAGACCCGGCGCGCCCCCGGGAATGACCAAAGGTGCCGCTTGTGTTTTCACTGGAGCGCAACTTCTTCTGCTGTAAAAACCAAAGCAGAGCCCACGTATCGGCGTCAAATATGATGTCTGACGCTGTGGTTACTTTAATCCAACGCACAAAGGTGCCGCGGAGACGACGAAGCGCATCGTGAAGCCTTAaggtcaggggtcggcaacctcaGACGCGTGTGTCGCGGCTGGCACGCGAGGGCGTTTATGTCGGCACGAAGATAAAATtaggaggcaaaaaaaaaaaaaagatactcaACACCTCAGAAACGGAGCACACTAAATGTTCTCACATACCAATACCTGTTTAATGTAGTGTGAATCATTATGCTGCGAGTGCGAGTCCTTGATTCAGAGTCAAGGATCAAAGAGACGCTTCTTTCAGCACGGACCGTGGAAACGcattttaaagtaaaatgtcgtttgtgttttctctcattCGTCCTGTCCTCGTCTCTCGGCAGAGGACGGATCGGCCGAGCGTGACCGGTGCACCCGAGACTCATCTCCCCATCACCCACCGCCGGAATAGGCTTTTGTGCTCCGTGACGCCAGCCTGTCCTCCGCCCAGTTTCAGCttatctttgtgttttctaGTTTTGATTTTGTATTCTTTGTAACTCCAGCCTGCCGGCCTTGCTTCCACTTTTTGCGGCTGtgaatgttgtgttttattaccGACGACCAGGCCTGCCCAGAGCGTAACCGCAGACGGATTCTCTCTCGCCTCCGTATTTTGGCGTCGACACCTTCTGAGTTCCCGAGTGGAGCGTCGCCCGAGTACACCGTGAGGTGGCACGCGCGCCCTGAAAAAGGTTGCCTACCCCTGCCGAAGgtaaacaggaaatgatgtcGGGAGCGAGTGAAACGCTTTGATTTCCTTGTTGCAGGAACGCTTGCGTCTGTTTTTACCATTTTGTTGTAGTGATGTTTGCAGTAGCCGCAGTATTTAACGTTGTCGGCTTCCGGGCCTTCCTCCTCACAAAGCAGGCCCGCCATCTGAGCACTGAACGCAGatgagaggagacaggaagtgcacacacacacacacacacacacaggtttggCAGACACTTCGCTTTGGCTTTGTAGGGCAGAATATTCTTTCTTGCGTGCTGCGCTTCTCCTTCGGCTGCACACGCTCTTTCACACTCACCAGGTGACGTGGAAGGCCTGGCGGCAGCCCGGCCTGTTGCAGGTCATGCAGGCGCCGCAGGACGCCTTGCTCTCCCTGCCATGGTCCTCGCAGATGTAACACGTCTGTCCCGCAGCAGAGAGACGGACAGAACAGGAAGCGAGGCGACAGAGACATGTCAGTTATCGCCGTTGGGAAGGAGACGCGCTTCGTTCCGGCGCTGTAAGTGAACCCGGTTCAAACAGACTCCTTCCTGTTTCAAAAAGGACATGCAGATGTGGAATCCTGCGTCCGTGCATTTGACTCGCTCCAGTGTTCGCCGGCCGTCCGATAAAGGGAACCGCTGGACGAGATGAAAGGCTCCCGGAGCCGAGGCCTGCCGCAGCGATGCTGTAAAACCGAATCTGCTCGCCAGGACGAGAGACGGGGCTTTCAAACAGAAACCATCCGCAGGAAAACTGTCGACCAGATGTTTGggaatgttggggggggggggggagataagaTGGGACTGAAGCGCTTGTGGCTCGTTGGCTATTTGTTCTcacaggactttttttttgtctcttaaATCGGAACCTTATTTCCGCGCCTTGTGACCTACATTTCTGGCTCCTTCCTTGTTTTGTAAGAGTAGAGAAGCGTCCCGATGAACGGTGGGacatttcaaataaaagaaagaatccAAAGGGAGCACCGTCCCAACTGGGATTAAACGGAGAACCACGGACAAACACAGCCTTTGAGCTTTTGTCTTCTCACTTTAGATTTTTCTAACTGATctagggaggaggggggggggggcgagaggcCTAGCAACAGGTGCAGGACAAAGGAACAGCAGGCTCTTTACCTTTTGGCATCGGAACCTCGTGCTTTTTGGCTTCCCTCTCCCTAAACCGACGTTCCACAACCTGCTCGCCGTTACACTCAGAAGATGTCAGAGACGCAGTTGAAGGGAAGACACGAGAGGAGAAAGGGCTCCTCGGCCCATTGTAACGCCGTCTAGGAATGCAGATGAATGgggctggctggggggggggggctgcatgtaATTTACCGTAGCTGACAAAGTAATATGAAACCAGGCACCCAAAGATTCACGTGCGTCCAGCCGTCTGACGGGGAGGCGCGCTGCGTTCAAGGCCTGCTCCGATGCCAACCATCAAAGAACTCTGCACcagaggaaaagcaaaaaaCGCCGTCCAAAGACACAGAAGCTGAAATGTGTCAAATGAACTTGGAGAATCCCGTCAAGCAGACTCTGATTTATGTCCAGAGAGACAACGGCATCGACTTGGACAGCAGCATCGCGCGGGAACAAGCGGATAAAGCTTCGGAGCGCGTCTTAAACGATGAAGCTGCGTCCGCAGCGACGAACCGGTTCAGTCGGCGTTCTGACGCCAGGCTCGTATAACGCGGGAGATTTTCAAACCCAGTTCGATCGCACAAAAGAAGATTCAAAGCATCTTGTGTCGGAGGGAGCAGTGAATGCACCGTCTCACCTGATCTCTGGAGGAGCCTCGCTATTAACCCTCCCGCCATCTTCGGGGACAATTTGGGGTCTTTTTTGACCACATTCAACTAAACGCTTCACGTCTGTCAACAATAGCGTGCTGGCTAGCATTAGCCTGAATGGCTAAACTGTTTGCTGTTGCTCGGCAGCCACCATCGGCTGCTCTCATTGGCTGCGGTGACCTCGCAGCATCGGATCTGTTCTGGAACGCCGCGCGTTTCTGCTTTCCCTATCGGGGTGCAGACGTGATTGGTTCTGGCCACGCAGAGGCGGGATCAGTGCTGCGGACAGCGTCCCGGCAGGTACCTTGATGTATCTGTCGTGCGGGACATACTGCAGGATGACGGGCTCCATGGTGAGGACGTTGGCAAACTGCACCTCCGGGATGTAGAGCGCACACACGACGTGGGCCCAGCCTGCCGGAGAGAtcgggagaggagaggagcgttgGCGTGAGGGTGAGGGGGCGGTCTCTACTGGGTATCTCAGGGGAaacagggaggggggagggggggggcgccatTTACCTCCACTGTCTGTCCTCTTGAGGGCACCATCTTTGTGGGGACACAGCTCACACCTCTGGAACGGGACGAGAGAACGCAAGAGTTCGTTTGATGGGAGAAGCGAGGACGGACGGGGCGTGCTTGTGTCTCGCCCTCGGGCGGTGTCACTCACCACGCGCGCCGCCCTCTCCTGGGACTCACACTTGCGACAGAACCACGGCCCGGTGGGCACCTGGACGATGCCGTAGCATGCTGGGgggcacagaggggggggggggtcagtactTTTGTTCAATTTCTGCTGGactttgcatttttatttgcgAACAGGTTTGGGTCTCCCTGCTGGTTGACGTCCCAGTGTCCCGCCCAGTGCCCCGCCCAGTGTCTCTGCAGGGAGACGCTGTCCTTTTAACGGAACTATTTCTGGGGTTGGCCTCGTTCCTCGGATGCTTGATCTGGATCCGCCGTCTTTCCAGTTTGTCCTCTATTGTTGAGAGACATCGAGGACGTCGATGTCCTCCCCACTCGTCCCCCGAGTCTCGCCAGAACCGGTCCCTGTCAGCACTTGGacctgctaccccccccccccaggtggatTATTAAATGAATCATCATGTATTagattattattacattattactcCTTATTGCGGGTACTGGAGACGCGAATCAATCCAAGCCGCGCGCCAAGTTGGTGCGTCACAACTTCAGGTGTGAAATAAAAGCCTCTCACAAAGAAAGTGGAGCCGTGCGGGGCCGTGCGGGGGGCTGCGGGGCCTCGGCGGGACTGTCCGTcccagaaacaaaacaagcaagGTGCCGCGGATCCATCCGGGATCGGCGTCACGCCGCTCGGCCCTGCGCGTTAAAACAGTGCGTCGAGCggaaacaacaaacacacgcCCACTTACCCCTCCCACACACGCcgacatacacacaaacacgcacgtaGACAGCTCCAGCCCTGCCGAACGCGGATCGACCGACCCGGTAGTGACGCGCAAACCCCGGCTAACGTTACCTTGGTGCACGGCGACGCTGCAGCCGTGTCCGTCACAGTAAACCAGCGGGTTCTCCGCCCAGCCGCGTTCGTCCGAACACACGCAACAACCTCCGACCATTTCCCGCATGCTTTTCCCATAAGAAGGAATCGACGCCTCCGCCCGGCAGCCCGCTCAGACCCCGCCCGGGCCTGCGGTCGTCCCGCACGCTGCCGCCGCGCCGCGCATCGGAGAGACCGAATctcggcgtgggggggggggggggttcgtggTGCCGCTGCTGCGTTTTTCCGTGATGTCCTCCCTGTCCCCTTCGAACCGATGCAGTGCGCATGCTCAGACCGGCTCGGCTGGGTCGAACGAGAAGTCACAGCGAAGGTAGCAAGTTATTGTTACCGATAAGCGCGAGCCCCGTGATCGATCACCGGCTTAAAGTCCGGTTTAATACGCGTGGACAGGTGTCGTCGGTGTCACGGGTTGTGACGTGGGATGCGCCTTTCTTCCTGGCAGCGCTCTAAATTAGAGAAATAAATCTCGTGGATCAATCAGTCAACCCGCTGGCTGCCCCGCTCCGGTAGCAATTGTGCTTTAGCAGCGCCATCTTCAGGCCGTCGGCGGAATGACAGGGCAACAATTACGCGTGATTCCATCATCCACAGTCTGCGTTTAATTCCTGCTCTGTCGTTCATCAAGTGTTTCGTTCGTtactaaaaatatatttaactttAAGCCGTCTATTTATCGTCTGttcgtctgtccatccatccatctgacaTGACATGCATGCTGATGTCTCCATTTGCTGCCTGTCTTTTATTACTTCTCTATTTATTGACTTAACTCTCAATAATCCAAACAGACATGAAAACCAAATTCCATTTTTTCATGTTCTGAATCTTTTCTTTGCTCGTTCTCGTGTTTCatgttcagtatattctgtggtcgttctcgtgttcggtatattctatggtcgttctcgtgttcagtatattctgtggtcgttctcgtgttcggtatattctgtggtcgttctcgtgttcggtatattctgtggtcgttctcgtgttcagtatattctgtggtctttctcgtgttcagtatattctgtggtctttctcgtgttcagtatgttctgtggtcgttctcgtgttcggtatattctgtggtcgttctcgtgttcattatattctgtggtctttctcgtgttcagtatattctgtggtcgttctcgtgttcattatattctgtggtctttctcgtgttcagtatattctgtggtcgttctcgtgttcagtatattctgtggtcgttctcgtgttcagtatattctgtggtctttctcgtgttcagtatattctgtggtcgttctcgtgttcggtatattctgtggtcgttctcgtgttcattatattctgtggtcgttctcgtgtttcatgttcagtatattctgtggtcgttctcgtgttcagtatattctgtggttgttctcgtgttcagtatattctgtggtcgttctcgtgttcattatattctgtggtctttctcgtgttcagtatattctgtggtcgttctcgtgttcagtatattctgtggttgttctcgtgttcagtatattctgtggtcgttctcgtgttcattatattctgtggtctttctcgtgttcagtatattctgtggtcgttctcgtgttcagtatattctgtggtcgttctcgtgttcagtatattctgtggtcgttctcgtgttcggtatattctgtggtctttctcgtgttcggtatattctgtggtcgttctcgtgttcggtatattctgtggtcgttctcgtgttcggtatattctgtggtcgttctcgtgttcggtatattctgtggtcgttctcgtgttcggtatattctgtggtcgttctcgtgttcggtatattctgtggtcgttctcgtgttcggtatattctgtggtcgttctcgtgttcggtatattctgtggtcgttctcgtgttcggtatattctgtggtcgttctcgtgttcggtatattctgtggtcgttctcgtgttcggtatattctgtggtcgttctcgtgttcggtatattctgtggtcgttctcgtgttcggtatattctgtggtcgttctcgtgttcggtatattctgtggtcgttctcgtgttcagtatattctgtggtcgttctcgtgttcagtatattctgtggtctttctcgtg includes the following:
- the LOC137906983 gene encoding protein AF-17-like; amino-acid sequence: MREMVGGCCVCSDERGWAENPLVYCDGHGCSVAVHQACYGIVQVPTGPWFCRKCESQERAARVRCELCPHKDGALKRTDSGGWAHVVCALYIPEVQFANVLTMEPVILQYVPHDRYIKTCYICEDHGRESKASCGACMTCNRPGCRQAFHVTCAQMAGLLCEEEGPEADNVKYCGYCKHHYNKMQKKLRSSENTSGTFGHSRGRAGSPSQDKHHHHRQRKSHKDKIWQRERHKKSSDSLSASLTTSSIEKQISTHHSVKDNEGKSKKLSSHSHGHRCKKTGSTGKSCSSSCSSSPFNAGSLTSTQDFHQFSSSSRLERGHDRGGDDHSGEERKEHRRRPAVQEGVDEQEEDKDKGEGEEDIKFHKPPALTPADGLLAGPQGHERSEGNSSPFENKVTISTFGSIMRITSSSSLGGSGKVRKMSSSGDYKPSKSLCKPAQLSTQPIPEEADQEEKATPPPPPRERRHRGNKKSSHGPGRPRGSKNRERRGEEHHHHHHHTPPPPPPPPPPSLTSSLYPHPSLPFAATPTTTATLSSFSSSSSAGSFSTSRGNSLLSTGIYSSLKDPLTLGGGVCSTPLSLGGAVCCSPLSLGGGMCSTPFSSGPLQSHVSSLSLPSCSAPANSQVHPGPSSSSYSLTASQPFASCLSAVLGQAQAHLPEPDLDDCRFPCQGNSPRESLSSQSPMSCLPLLFDQRDGMGAGVRARPENVPPASSHIELLLEKHGNGEMGVNIVEMLQSLHSLQQENQRLQDQILSLTARKERLQLLNTELAVPFPQHLLSAQGAMDAAAQINFLASIQDPLSTNKSPLSKSCFLNDTSFATSSEELLSGSPSHSSSSLSFQSTPPQQSPASFSQPLLNGLGAIGQVGSSSLTAVSGLMASLAGSPQLNVNGVIQSPAQGVPQPALRTQALPLNPLALAQGFQLPKSASPSSLLTEQQKQLLLEQQQLQQFLASQNFTPEQQVMVCQMLQQQRQRELQRLTLAGALASTPNSPNLLTSATASPLQGGGGGAFGLQDNVLHKPGAAGEKGGDKNG